In Mytilus trossulus isolate FHL-02 chromosome 6, PNRI_Mtr1.1.1.hap1, whole genome shotgun sequence, a single window of DNA contains:
- the LOC134721071 gene encoding uncharacterized protein LOC134721071, with translation MYRIKLRYNVLSRFLICFIILLIAWIVLLQYINYSSGKIMLPMHWKLSDKCNIAKREDIDKIIGRWGRQLINISNYIKPVLYNISRETCFDNFYPDFESNIRKVINYKINTNAPCVENTDLDRDYVELDSINNRYNDIPVIVTAASSDHFHEVQALLKSIHTKLIPIYKNIKVIFYDIGLTQKENEAMKDYCKCEVRTFKFDQFPPHVRVLGAYAWKPLIIFDILKDFNFVMWLDSCIRFLNHGLKEKLDTIFKKTKLVGFQLQQSPRWVVSKHTKPDTFGYLDETECLYDYPELESGWIVISRNPFVVNTIIKPWVGCALTENCMSHPFPRFLKPCSKDLWKFLLWTKCHRFDQSVLNIIIIRIFNKFRKIIEFDGSRIASISRGDKVNYFPT, from the coding sequence ATGTATCGCATAAAACTTAGATATAATGTTTTGTCGAGAtttcttatatgttttataattttgttaattgcTTGGATTGTTTTATTGCAATACATCAATTATTCCAGTGGGAAAATAATGTTACCAATGCATTGGAAACTGTCGGATAAATGTAATATAGCTAAAAGAgaagatattgacaaaattattGGAAGATGGGGTAGGCAATTGATAAATATCTCTAATTATATTAAACCTGTTCTTTATAACATTTCTAGAGAGacatgttttgataatttttatccAGATTTTGAATCAAACATAAGAAAAGTAATaaactacaaaataaatacaaatgcgCCGTGTGTAGAAAATACTGATCTAGATCGAGACTATGTGGAATTGGATTCGATCAATAACAGATATAATGATATACCTGTGATAGTGACTGCAGCTTCAAGTGATCATTTCCATGAAGTCCAAGCATTATTAAAGTCAATTCATACAAAATTGATTCCAATTTACAAGAATATAAAAGTGATATTTTATGACATTGGATTAACACAGAAAGAGAATGAAGCGATGAAAGATTATTGCAAATGTGAAGTGAGGACGTTTAAATTTGATCAATTTCCACCCCATGTCCGCGTATTAGGAGCCTATGCGTGGAAACCGTTGATTATTTTCGACATCTTGaaggattttaattttgtaatgtgGTTAGATTCGTGCATACGATTTTTAAATCACGGATTAAAGGAAAAACTCGATAccattttcaaaaagacaaaattagTTGGCTTCCAATTACAACAAAGCCCTAGATGGGTAGTGTCTAAACACACAAAACCAGATACCTTTGGATATTTGGATGAAACAGAATGCTTGTATGATTAtcctgaactcgaaagtggttgGATAGTTATTTCCAGAAATCCTTTTGTTGTAAATACGATTATAAAACCTTGGGTAGGATGTGCCTTGACAGAAAATTGCATGTCCCATCCTTTCCCGCGTTTTTTAAAACCATGTTCTAAAGACTTGTGGAAGTTTTTACTATGGACTAAATGTCACAGATTTGACCAGTctgttttgaatattattataatacggatatttaacaaatttagaaaaataatagaatttgatGGATCACGAATAGCCAGTATATCTAGAGGTGACAAAGTGAATTATTTCCCAACCTAA